From the Vibrio alginolyticus NBRC 15630 = ATCC 17749 genome, one window contains:
- a CDS encoding site-specific integrase, with translation MTQRANGNWYYQRRIPTHSQPFFGNKKSIKISLRTKSVAEARVRARQLSVEHDVLFAQHETLATTTSKPKGYASNPLEVLVDVKASQAQHKEITQATSDNLVGAQSLPHAQVFTAPLKERESVFTGIEAMRDDLCELMCDLAENRLSEYDAKLSRSWRIIEGAMESEHYEYFVEQPFETQRQLVTESCRKSIQGLSSLTTQLTDVMAERLELPNASDTYLHELRGTQAPTESEHQSLLLSECVELYLKDREKDNMQPKTFESYKARMRLMLYILGDRPIDSLKRADALMFKDKLLQLPANLNKVSSFKGLPVDDVIALKPTPMAVSTANDTMTGVSSFFDWCVLNEYASKNAFKGLKVKTKKKASDERSAFTESDLKTLFQHPYFQGGESKHPHYYWLPVLGLYTGARLNELCQLHVCDVRRDDESGLWTMTITNTQEDQKTKNMSSIRTIPLHPKLIELGFVDYAQNLTHERVFPELKRGRDGYGQAPSKWFARFRDKVLPNAKNEHKAYHSFRHTFINALKQSGVSRSHAAAYVGHGDGSETFGRYGKAYVASALAPILDNITFDFDIKPYALSN, from the coding sequence ATGACACAACGGGCAAACGGTAACTGGTACTATCAACGCCGTATCCCAACCCACTCTCAGCCATTCTTTGGCAACAAAAAGTCCATCAAAATCTCACTGCGCACCAAGTCTGTCGCAGAGGCTCGTGTTAGAGCGCGTCAGCTATCTGTAGAGCATGACGTCCTATTTGCGCAGCATGAGACTCTTGCAACAACGACAAGCAAACCTAAAGGCTACGCAAGTAACCCACTTGAAGTGCTCGTTGACGTCAAAGCTAGCCAAGCTCAACACAAAGAAATCACTCAAGCGACGTCTGACAACCTAGTAGGAGCTCAGAGCTTACCACACGCACAAGTCTTTACTGCGCCACTAAAAGAGCGTGAGAGCGTCTTTACGGGTATTGAGGCAATGAGAGATGATTTATGCGAACTAATGTGCGACCTTGCCGAAAATAGATTGAGTGAGTATGACGCCAAGCTTTCGCGCTCATGGCGTATCATTGAGGGTGCGATGGAGTCAGAGCACTACGAGTACTTTGTAGAGCAGCCATTTGAAACTCAAAGACAACTTGTCACCGAGAGCTGTAGAAAGTCGATACAAGGATTATCCTCATTAACTACTCAGCTCACAGATGTGATGGCAGAGCGTCTTGAGTTACCTAATGCGTCTGATACCTACCTTCATGAGCTAAGGGGAACGCAAGCTCCGACGGAGAGCGAACATCAAAGCTTGCTGTTATCTGAATGCGTAGAGCTTTACCTCAAGGATAGAGAAAAAGACAACATGCAACCCAAGACCTTTGAAAGCTACAAGGCTCGTATGCGACTCATGCTATACATCTTGGGCGACCGTCCTATTGACTCTCTCAAGCGTGCTGATGCTTTGATGTTCAAGGATAAACTCTTGCAGTTACCAGCGAACCTCAACAAAGTGTCGAGCTTTAAGGGCTTACCTGTTGATGATGTCATTGCTCTCAAACCGACACCGATGGCAGTGAGCACAGCAAATGACACAATGACTGGTGTTAGCTCATTCTTCGACTGGTGCGTGTTGAATGAGTACGCGTCCAAGAATGCCTTTAAAGGACTCAAAGTAAAGACCAAGAAAAAGGCATCTGATGAGCGTAGCGCGTTCACTGAGTCTGACTTAAAGACCCTATTTCAGCATCCATACTTCCAAGGAGGTGAGAGTAAACACCCACACTATTACTGGCTACCTGTACTAGGGCTTTATACAGGTGCTCGTCTCAACGAGTTGTGTCAGTTGCATGTATGTGACGTTCGTAGAGATGATGAGAGCGGACTTTGGACTATGACCATCACCAATACTCAAGAAGACCAGAAAACCAAGAATATGAGTTCAATTCGCACTATTCCACTGCACCCTAAATTAATTGAACTAGGGTTCGTTGACTACGCACAGAACCTCACTCATGAGCGCGTCTTTCCTGAGCTTAAGAGAGGAAGAGATGGGTATGGACAAGCACCATCCAAATGGTTTGCTCGCTTCCGTGACAAAGTGCTGCCTAACGCCAAGAACGAACATAAGGCTTACCATTCTTTCAGGCACACTTTCATCAACGCCCTGAAGCAATCAGGCGTATCCCGCAGTCATGCAGCAGCCTATGTGGGTCATGGGGACGGAAGTGAAACGTTTGGACGGTATGGTAAAGCTTATGTCGCATCAGCATTAGCTCCTATATTGGACAACATTACGTTCGACTTCGACATAAAGCCCTATGCACTATCTAACTAG
- the smpB gene encoding SsrA-binding protein SmpB, with protein MAKKKMKQKAGSNTIALNKKARHEYFIDDEIEAGLELQGWEVKALRQGKANISESYVFMRDGEAFVSGMTITPLNQASTHVVANPIRVRKLLMSRRELDNLFGRVNREGMTLTALSLYWSRSWVKLKIGVAKGKKLHDKRTDLKEKDWAREKARVMKSALR; from the coding sequence ATGGCAAAGAAAAAAATGAAACAAAAAGCGGGTAGCAATACTATCGCGCTGAATAAAAAAGCTCGCCACGAGTATTTCATCGATGATGAAATCGAAGCTGGCTTGGAGCTCCAAGGTTGGGAAGTGAAAGCCCTTCGCCAAGGTAAAGCCAATATTTCTGAAAGTTACGTATTTATGCGTGACGGTGAAGCCTTTGTGAGTGGCATGACAATCACTCCTTTAAATCAGGCATCGACACACGTTGTGGCGAATCCCATACGTGTGCGTAAACTACTAATGAGTCGTCGTGAACTGGATAACCTATTCGGACGTGTAAACCGTGAAGGTATGACATTAACGGCCCTCTCACTGTACTGGTCTCGCTCTTGGGTGAAACTAAAAATTGGCGTAGCAAAAGGTAAAAAGCTGCACGATAAACGTACGGATCTAAAAGAAAAAGACTGGGCAAGAGAAAAAGCACGCGTAATGAAGAGCGCGCTGCGTTAA
- a CDS encoding SRPBCC family protein, with translation MKQVSRSALVSFSAEQMFNLVNDVAKYPEFLPGCSGSRIIESSGNGMVASVDVAKAGISKTFTTSNELIPGQAIMMNLVDGPFKTLRGGWIFTALDEQACKVELKLEFEFSSKMIEMAFGKIFNELTSNMVNAFTKRAKQVYECYEY, from the coding sequence ATGAAGCAAGTCAGCCGTTCTGCGCTTGTGTCTTTTAGCGCCGAACAGATGTTCAATCTGGTTAATGATGTTGCTAAATACCCTGAATTTCTGCCTGGTTGCTCGGGCTCTAGAATCATTGAGTCTTCGGGGAATGGTATGGTGGCTTCTGTCGATGTGGCGAAGGCTGGAATCAGCAAAACGTTTACGACTTCAAATGAGTTGATCCCCGGTCAGGCAATTATGATGAACTTGGTGGATGGCCCGTTTAAGACGTTGCGTGGTGGTTGGATTTTTACCGCGCTAGATGAACAAGCTTGCAAGGTTGAACTAAAGCTTGAGTTTGAATTCTCAAGTAAAATGATTGAGATGGCCTTCGGTAAGATTTTTAACGAGCTTACTAGTAATATGGTAAATGCATTTACTAAACGCGCAAAACAGGTCTACGAGTGTTATGAGTATTGA
- a CDS encoding RnfH family protein, translated as MSIESDMIHVEVVYALPHEQRVFNLVVNNHATVEEIIRQSGVLELYPEIDLSKNKVGVFSRNVKLDATVRDRDRIEIYRPLLADPKEIRRKRAEQAKAEGSADPVTGGKPSSVRKNKQD; from the coding sequence ATGAGTATTGAGTCAGATATGATTCACGTTGAGGTTGTCTATGCTCTTCCTCATGAACAGCGTGTATTTAACTTAGTGGTAAATAATCACGCAACGGTAGAAGAGATCATTCGACAATCCGGTGTATTGGAGTTGTACCCTGAAATTGATTTGTCCAAGAACAAAGTGGGTGTGTTTAGTCGTAACGTGAAGTTAGATGCGACCGTTCGAGATCGAGATCGAATAGAGATTTATCGTCCGTTACTCGCCGATCCGAAAGAGATTCGCCGTAAACGGGCGGAGCAGGCTAAAGCCGAGGGGAGTGCAGACCCAGTCACCGGTGGCAAGCCTAGTTCTGTACGTAAAAATAAGCAGGATTAA
- the bamE gene encoding outer membrane protein assembly factor BamE — protein MQLKKWLVAVPLAMTLLTGCSVLERLVYRIDINQGNYVEQSAVDKLKFGMTKAQVRFVLGSPMLIENGYPNTWYYIYHHTPGHGEPVQKDLIVNFNDQGTLADISGDFPKSDAFYEQIQ, from the coding sequence ATGCAATTAAAGAAGTGGTTAGTTGCCGTACCATTAGCAATGACATTGCTGACAGGATGTTCGGTATTGGAAAGACTGGTTTATCGTATTGATATCAACCAAGGCAACTATGTAGAACAAAGTGCGGTTGATAAATTAAAGTTTGGGATGACTAAAGCACAGGTTCGCTTCGTATTAGGGTCGCCAATGCTTATTGAAAACGGCTATCCAAACACTTGGTATTACATCTATCATCATACTCCTGGCCATGGCGAACCAGTACAGAAAGATCTGATTGTAAACTTTAATGACCAAGGCACACTCGCAGACATCAGTGGTGACTTTCCAAAAAGTGACGCATTTTACGAGCAAATTCAGTAA
- a CDS encoding GNAT family N-acetyltransferase produces the protein MDIRAIHKTNCLDLIPIFIELEHYYFKEKASSKHDLVHYLKSQVFSEHSGVNIIAVYDNDDVVGFASYTVMFPAPKLSGQMYLKDLFVSSKVRGKGVGLKLMKYLASLAIKCGCQRLDWTAESSNPTAGQFYRSIGATLIHEKEYYRFSGDALREFAKTD, from the coding sequence ATGGATATCAGAGCAATACACAAAACCAACTGCTTAGATCTCATCCCTATTTTTATTGAGTTAGAACATTACTACTTCAAAGAAAAAGCTTCATCAAAACACGATCTGGTCCATTATCTAAAGAGCCAAGTCTTCTCTGAACATTCTGGTGTTAATATCATTGCGGTTTACGATAATGATGACGTCGTAGGCTTTGCATCTTATACCGTCATGTTCCCTGCCCCAAAACTCTCAGGGCAGATGTACTTAAAAGATCTGTTCGTATCTTCGAAGGTTCGAGGAAAAGGGGTTGGTCTCAAGTTAATGAAGTATCTGGCATCTTTGGCGATCAAGTGTGGATGCCAAAGGTTGGACTGGACAGCTGAAAGTAGTAACCCTACCGCAGGTCAGTTTTACCGCTCAATTGGTGCAACACTAATTCATGAAAAAGAGTATTATCGTTTTTCAGGTGATGCATTACGCGAATTCGCCAAAACCGACTAA
- the recN gene encoding DNA repair protein RecN, translating into MLAHLSVNNFAIVKSLQLELSKGMTTITGETGAGKSIAIDALGLCLGGRADAGMVRQGEEKTEVSAAFLLDNNLHATRWLEDNDLLDGSECILRRIITKEGRSRAFINGSPVPLSQLKSLGQLLINIHGQHAHHQLMKSEHQMAMLDQYAGHLNLLKSTRSAYQHWRQADNNLKQLKENSQQNQAQKQLLEYQIKELNELSLGEEEFAELEQEHKRLSNSGELATTCQQAIELIYEGEEVNALGILQSANHSLIQLAELDEKLSELPNMLSEAMIQLEETKNELRSYLDGIDVDPARMAYVEERFSKVMSVARKHHVMPEELYQHHQDLLAQVEALDCSDERLDELAQEVEHKYQSFLTQAEKLHKSRSRYAKELNKLITQSMHELSMEKAVFSIEVSNDNTHPSPLGMDSVCFLVSTNPGQPLQPIAKVASGGELSRISLAIQVITAQKVDTPSLIFDEVDVGISGPTAAVVGKMLRKLGESTQVLCVTHLPQVAGCGHQQMFVAKQTKAGQTETQMHALDEQQRVAELARLLGGSQITDSTLANAKELLIAA; encoded by the coding sequence ATGCTGGCTCATCTAAGTGTTAATAACTTTGCGATTGTTAAGTCTTTACAACTCGAGCTTTCTAAGGGCATGACCACCATTACAGGTGAAACAGGCGCGGGTAAATCCATTGCTATCGATGCTTTAGGGCTCTGCTTAGGCGGACGAGCCGATGCCGGCATGGTGCGACAAGGTGAAGAGAAAACCGAAGTTAGCGCCGCTTTTTTATTGGACAACAACTTACATGCAACACGTTGGTTAGAAGATAACGATCTGCTAGATGGCAGTGAGTGTATTTTGCGTCGTATTATCACAAAAGAAGGCCGCTCAAGAGCCTTCATTAATGGCAGCCCTGTTCCACTATCACAACTCAAATCTCTAGGGCAGCTACTTATCAATATCCATGGGCAGCACGCTCATCATCAATTGATGAAAAGTGAGCACCAAATGGCCATGCTCGACCAATATGCTGGGCATTTAAACCTACTAAAAAGCACACGAAGTGCTTACCAGCATTGGCGTCAGGCGGATAATAACCTCAAGCAGCTAAAAGAAAATAGCCAGCAAAACCAGGCGCAAAAACAGTTGCTTGAATACCAAATCAAAGAACTGAATGAGTTATCGCTAGGTGAAGAAGAATTTGCAGAGCTCGAGCAAGAGCATAAACGACTATCCAACAGTGGTGAACTCGCCACTACCTGTCAGCAAGCCATCGAACTTATTTACGAAGGTGAAGAAGTCAATGCGCTTGGTATTTTGCAATCGGCCAATCACTCCCTAATTCAATTAGCCGAATTAGATGAAAAGCTATCTGAGCTACCTAACATGCTGTCAGAAGCGATGATTCAACTTGAAGAAACGAAGAATGAATTACGCAGCTACTTAGATGGCATCGATGTTGATCCAGCTCGTATGGCTTATGTAGAAGAACGTTTTTCTAAAGTGATGTCTGTAGCTCGTAAACACCACGTAATGCCAGAAGAACTCTACCAGCATCATCAAGATCTTCTGGCCCAAGTAGAAGCGTTAGATTGCTCCGATGAACGTTTAGATGAACTTGCTCAAGAAGTAGAACACAAGTACCAAAGCTTTCTAACACAAGCAGAAAAACTGCACAAATCACGCAGCCGTTACGCAAAAGAACTGAACAAACTGATCACACAAAGCATGCACGAATTGAGCATGGAGAAAGCAGTATTCAGTATCGAAGTTAGCAATGACAACACGCACCCATCGCCGCTTGGCATGGACAGCGTGTGCTTCTTAGTATCGACCAACCCGGGACAACCATTGCAACCTATAGCAAAAGTTGCGTCAGGCGGTGAGCTATCACGTATCTCTCTAGCTATCCAAGTGATCACCGCTCAGAAAGTAGATACACCAAGTTTAATCTTCGATGAAGTGGACGTAGGTATTAGTGGCCCAACAGCTGCCGTAGTGGGCAAAATGCTACGCAAGCTTGGCGAATCTACTCAAGTATTGTGTGTCACTCACCTCCCTCAAGTTGCCGGATGCGGCCATCAACAAATGTTTGTTGCTAAGCAAACCAAAGCAGGCCAAACCGAAACCCAAATGCACGCATTAGATGAACAACAACGTGTGGCAGAATTAGCTCGCTTACTTGGTGGTAGTCAAATAACCGACTCAACGTTGGCAAACGCAAAAGAACTGCTTATCGCCGCTTAA
- a CDS encoding DUF3103 domain-containing protein translates to MKKTIILSVLSTLALIGCQSEETQVNSVSNAKAEDITKTKRALAQQLSENYAAIEPMLRRDITPQQTNVSVSAFVKQNPNSEFSRQLVQADTQIRSWKGISEYSDQLLEVRLANEAMITAWQSGEVEPLFAFEPSGDDENWQYIEAFDVYGNIHQLDVYQLPEVPVLVVDNNSSAELKAGLQAMQAEMKKLGQPALVQPYIADEQRQNTPLLSNSEAAPIQTTQLKKIRLADDKEPWISGKAEIYAIVTGVNPSRDEPTLDLVELPYLDYDNQDYYPNQIIIHWSRYRWGAADIVLMEQDDGTDYKQLAKLLVQVAEEVLKAIPDPEVQAYAIIPQITNKIIDTIPDGVLTNDDDFVDVYYTLMQDTSYVDHPGAGVNAVVTLEPLTINPTRP, encoded by the coding sequence ATGAAGAAAACCATCATTCTGTCTGTTCTCAGTACATTAGCACTTATTGGCTGCCAATCAGAGGAAACGCAAGTCAACAGTGTGTCCAACGCAAAAGCGGAAGATATCACTAAGACGAAACGGGCCCTAGCTCAACAATTGAGTGAGAATTATGCTGCCATTGAACCCATGCTGAGAAGAGATATTACTCCGCAACAGACTAACGTTTCTGTATCAGCATTTGTTAAGCAAAACCCTAACTCAGAGTTCAGCCGCCAGCTTGTACAAGCTGACACTCAAATTCGTAGCTGGAAAGGTATTTCTGAATACTCAGATCAGTTGTTAGAAGTTCGCTTGGCAAATGAAGCCATGATAACAGCATGGCAAAGTGGCGAGGTCGAGCCATTATTTGCATTTGAACCAAGTGGTGATGATGAGAATTGGCAATACATCGAAGCATTTGATGTTTATGGCAACATCCATCAACTCGATGTTTACCAGCTCCCTGAGGTACCTGTGCTTGTCGTTGATAACAATAGCTCTGCAGAGCTAAAAGCAGGCTTGCAAGCTATGCAAGCTGAGATGAAAAAACTCGGTCAACCAGCTTTAGTTCAACCATATATTGCTGATGAACAACGCCAAAATACACCGCTATTGTCAAATAGCGAAGCGGCTCCAATTCAAACCACGCAGTTGAAAAAGATCCGTCTAGCCGATGACAAAGAACCTTGGATCTCTGGCAAGGCAGAAATCTACGCTATCGTAACGGGCGTCAATCCAAGTCGTGATGAACCTACTCTCGATTTGGTGGAGCTTCCATACTTAGACTACGATAACCAAGATTACTATCCGAATCAGATCATTATTCACTGGTCTCGTTACCGCTGGGGTGCGGCAGACATTGTGCTCATGGAGCAAGATGACGGCACAGACTATAAACAATTGGCAAAACTCCTTGTTCAAGTTGCCGAAGAAGTATTGAAAGCGATTCCAGATCCAGAAGTTCAGGCTTACGCGATTATTCCGCAAATCACGAACAAGATCATCGACACTATCCCCGATGGTGTACTCACGAATGATGATGACTTCGTCGACGTTTACTACACTCTAATGCAAGATACTTCATACGTAGATCACCCAGGTGCAGGTGTGAATGCAGTCGTCACACTAGAACCACTAACGATTAACCCAACTCGTCCGTAA
- the nadK gene encoding NAD(+) kinase → MKNPCNVIAIIGKPRDQQAIQTHKELYQWLTSEGYKVFIDDRLAAILDDIPQSQFASLVELGKNADLAIVVGGDGNMLGAARILSRFDVPVIGVNRGNLGFLTDLNPDDFQASLQAVLDGEYIEEERFLLEAEVHRHGQIKSHNAALNEAVLHPGQIAHMIEFEVYIDESFAFSLRADGLIVSTPTGSTAYSLSGGGPILSPSLNAISLVPMFPHTLSSRPLVVDGKRRIKLVVSPENRGTQEVSCDGQVSLPVTPGDEIHIYQSPNVLKLIHPKDYSYYHVLRNKLGWSSKLF, encoded by the coding sequence ATGAAAAATCCATGTAACGTGATCGCGATTATCGGAAAACCAAGAGATCAACAAGCAATTCAAACTCATAAAGAGTTGTACCAATGGTTGACCTCTGAGGGCTATAAAGTATTCATTGACGATCGCCTTGCCGCAATACTGGATGATATCCCACAGAGTCAGTTTGCTAGCTTAGTTGAACTAGGAAAAAATGCCGATCTAGCCATTGTGGTTGGTGGCGATGGCAACATGCTAGGTGCAGCAAGAATTTTATCCCGATTTGATGTACCAGTTATAGGCGTGAACCGCGGAAATTTGGGCTTCTTAACTGACTTGAACCCAGACGACTTCCAAGCGTCTCTGCAAGCGGTACTCGACGGTGAGTACATTGAAGAGGAGCGTTTTCTTTTAGAGGCGGAAGTACACCGCCACGGACAAATAAAGAGCCATAACGCTGCGCTAAACGAAGCCGTACTTCACCCAGGGCAAATTGCTCATATGATTGAATTTGAAGTGTATATTGATGAAAGCTTCGCCTTCTCTTTACGGGCCGACGGTTTGATTGTCTCCACTCCGACTGGCTCGACGGCATATTCACTTTCTGGCGGCGGCCCAATTCTTTCTCCTAGCTTGAATGCCATTTCACTCGTGCCAATGTTCCCTCATACATTGTCGAGTCGACCTTTGGTGGTTGATGGAAAACGTCGAATTAAATTGGTGGTATCACCAGAAAACCGTGGAACACAAGAAGTTAGCTGTGATGGACAAGTCTCACTTCCAGTTACCCCTGGCGACGAAATTCACATCTATCAAAGTCCAAATGTACTAAAGCTCATCCATCCAAAAGACTACAGCTACTATCACGTCTTACGGAATAAGCTTGGCTGGTCTAGTAAATTGTTCTAA
- the grpE gene encoding nucleotide exchange factor GrpE, with amino-acid sequence MSNEENKVTEEELDQIIEEAEKVEAEAQEVEAELEELGDETDAKIAQLEAALLSSEAKVKEQQDAVLRSKAEVENMRRRTEQEIDKARKFALNKFAEELLPVIDNLERAIQAADTENETVKPFLEGVELTHKTFVDVVAKFGLKAINPEGEAFNPEFHQAMSIQESPDHESNTVMFVMQKGYELNGRVIRPAMVMVAK; translated from the coding sequence ATGAGCAACGAAGAAAACAAAGTTACAGAAGAAGAGCTTGATCAAATCATCGAAGAGGCTGAAAAAGTAGAAGCTGAAGCACAAGAAGTTGAAGCTGAGCTTGAAGAGCTTGGTGATGAGACAGACGCTAAGATTGCTCAACTAGAAGCGGCACTATTGTCTAGCGAGGCAAAAGTAAAAGAGCAACAAGATGCGGTGTTGCGTTCTAAAGCTGAAGTAGAAAACATGCGTCGTCGCACTGAGCAAGAGATCGATAAAGCACGTAAGTTTGCGTTGAACAAGTTTGCAGAAGAGCTGCTTCCTGTTATTGATAACCTAGAGCGTGCAATTCAAGCGGCAGATACAGAGAATGAAACTGTGAAGCCGTTCCTAGAAGGCGTTGAACTAACCCATAAAACGTTTGTAGACGTTGTCGCGAAATTTGGCTTGAAAGCAATCAACCCTGAAGGTGAAGCATTCAATCCAGAGTTCCATCAAGCGATGTCGATTCAGGAGAGCCCTGATCATGAATCAAACACTGTTATGTTTGTTATGCAAAAAGGTTACGAACTAAACGGTCGTGTGATTCGTCCGGCAATGGTAATGGTTGCTAAGTAA
- a CDS encoding dicarboxylate/amino acid:cation symporter encodes MDKSLSSKIFIGLFAGLVLGTAIQYLFSGIAIFDTYLLGAAEGVGGMFVSLIKLLVVPLVYVSIVCGIVDLKDISAFGRLGGKTFTLYILNTIIAITAALTVGLIFQPGAGANLAGTVSEAVQLTTTETPDIFSLVVNIVPSNPVQAFASGDMLQIIFMAILTGLAIQALDSRGGPAIRTFKMANEIMMKLVGLVMSLAPYGVFALMIQLGATLNANTLMSVAGYVALVVAMLVFWIFFFYPMAVSIATGTSPKTFLRATREQILFSLSTASSNATIPVTMRTLTEKLQVSKSVAGFGVPLGATMNMSGVSIYIALATMFVANAFGQPINTADIFTLGLTILLLSIGAGGVPGGGVVMVGVLLHQLGLPPEGLAIIAAVDRINDMFCTSSNVVGDTAVNTIVAKTEGEIGKEEGVDAEPAQANA; translated from the coding sequence ATGGATAAATCGCTTTCTAGTAAGATTTTTATAGGCTTGTTTGCCGGCCTTGTGCTGGGGACAGCAATTCAGTACTTATTTAGCGGTATTGCGATTTTTGATACATACCTACTTGGAGCAGCAGAAGGTGTTGGCGGCATGTTCGTCTCACTGATCAAATTGCTTGTTGTTCCTTTAGTTTACGTTTCAATCGTATGCGGCATTGTTGACTTGAAAGATATCAGTGCATTTGGTCGTCTTGGTGGAAAAACTTTTACCCTTTACATTCTTAACACCATCATTGCGATTACGGCGGCTTTGACTGTCGGCTTGATCTTCCAGCCAGGAGCGGGCGCTAATCTAGCAGGAACGGTATCTGAGGCTGTACAGCTGACAACGACAGAGACGCCGGACATTTTCTCTTTAGTTGTTAACATTGTTCCTAGCAATCCTGTACAAGCGTTTGCTAGCGGCGACATGCTGCAAATCATCTTTATGGCAATTTTGACGGGGCTTGCAATTCAAGCTTTGGATTCTCGTGGTGGCCCAGCTATTCGCACATTCAAAATGGCAAATGAAATCATGATGAAATTGGTTGGATTAGTGATGAGTCTTGCACCATATGGTGTGTTCGCACTAATGATTCAACTAGGTGCAACGCTAAACGCCAATACATTAATGTCCGTTGCCGGTTACGTGGCTTTGGTGGTTGCGATGTTGGTGTTTTGGATCTTCTTCTTCTACCCAATGGCAGTGAGTATTGCGACAGGAACTTCTCCAAAGACTTTCCTACGTGCAACTCGTGAGCAGATTCTTTTTTCTCTATCTACCGCGAGCTCAAACGCGACTATCCCGGTAACGATGCGCACACTGACAGAAAAGCTTCAGGTCTCTAAATCGGTTGCTGGCTTCGGTGTACCACTGGGCGCAACGATGAATATGTCTGGTGTGTCTATCTATATTGCTCTAGCAACGATGTTTGTTGCGAACGCTTTTGGCCAGCCAATTAACACCGCAGACATCTTCACACTTGGCTTAACTATTCTTCTGTTATCTATTGGTGCTGGCGGCGTTCCTGGGGGCGGCGTGGTAATGGTAGGCGTTTTGCTTCACCAACTGGGTTTACCACCTGAAGGTTTAGCAATCATTGCAGCGGTCGACCGTATTAATGATATGTTCTGTACATCATCTAACGTTGTCGGCGACACGGCAGTGAACACCATTGTTGCAAAAACAGAAGGTGAGATAGGTAAAGAAGAAGGTGTTGATGCTGAGCCTGCTCAAGCGAACGCCTAA